One part of the Thermodesulfovibrio sp. 3462-1 genome encodes these proteins:
- a CDS encoding HlyD family secretion protein, protein MSFKGLREKFKNSKKIKIALLIVLAVGVLIFMAKEIYYYIVYESTDDAYVEGTIVPISPQVSGKVVKVYVDYNQRVKKGEPLVEIEPDDYLADVRAKKENVNTLSNQLKELSSQLNEAMAKLKTMQANLQAAQAQRELAEKEFQRIKGLYEEDLVSKSRFDSQQAALKVAIAQEKAAESQIKEVRSLINTLTVKLKTQQYQIGKAQEELKIAEINLKRTLIVSPRDGRVAKKSVEAGQYVRPGQLLMAIVDEQDIWIGANFKETQIEKMRVGQPVKIRVDAYPGRVFKGHVASFQPGTGAVFSLFPPENATGNFVKVVQRIPVRIIIDTPFDPNYPLWPGMSVIPYVDVTVNTGAKLKDVIGKQ, encoded by the coding sequence GTGAGCTTTAAAGGCTTAAGGGAGAAATTCAAAAATTCAAAAAAGATTAAAATTGCTTTACTGATTGTTCTTGCTGTGGGCGTTTTGATTTTTATGGCAAAAGAAATTTATTACTACATTGTTTACGAAAGCACAGATGATGCGTATGTTGAAGGAACAATAGTGCCAATCTCTCCTCAGGTTTCAGGAAAAGTTGTAAAAGTTTATGTTGACTATAACCAGAGAGTCAAAAAAGGAGAGCCTCTTGTTGAGATAGAACCAGATGATTATTTAGCAGATGTAAGAGCGAAAAAAGAAAATGTAAATACATTGTCTAATCAGTTAAAAGAACTAAGCTCTCAGTTAAATGAAGCAATGGCAAAACTTAAGACAATGCAAGCCAATCTTCAGGCAGCCCAGGCACAGAGAGAGCTTGCTGAAAAAGAGTTTCAAAGAATCAAAGGCCTTTATGAGGAAGACCTTGTTTCAAAAAGCAGATTTGATTCTCAACAAGCAGCCCTGAAAGTAGCAATTGCACAGGAGAAAGCTGCAGAAAGTCAAATAAAAGAAGTTAGATCCTTAATAAATACCCTTACAGTAAAATTAAAAACCCAACAGTATCAAATAGGAAAAGCTCAGGAAGAACTGAAAATTGCTGAAATAAACTTAAAAAGAACTTTGATTGTTTCTCCAAGAGATGGAAGAGTAGCAAAAAAATCAGTTGAGGCAGGACAATATGTTCGTCCAGGACAACTTCTTATGGCAATTGTTGATGAACAGGATATATGGATAGGTGCTAATTTTAAGGAAACTCAAATAGAAAAAATGAGAGTTGGGCAGCCTGTTAAAATCAGGGTAGATGCCTATCCTGGCAGGGTTTTTAAAGGTCATGTTGCAAGTTTTCAACCTGGCACAGGTGCTGTTTTTAGCCTTTTCCCACCTGAAAATGCTACTGGAAACTTCGTAAAAGTTGTTCAAAGAATTCCAGTGAGAATAATAATTGACACCCCCTTTGATCCGAATTATCCTCTCTGGCCAGGCATGTCAGTAATTCCATATGTGGATGTTACAGTTAATACAGGAGCAAAGTTGAAAGATGTTATAGGAAAGCAATGA
- a CDS encoding TolC family protein yields MKLRTGFFLIVLLTLQSLAYGIDSLESTNKPVYTLTDCINIALKKNPEILASKANVNKSFFKIGQARSGYFPQIDLSLGYQRSYQEDRIPREYSKEYSAQLGLTQTIFDFGKTSKQIQVQKQLYKATQWQDKDTVLQTIYNVKEAYYSVLKAKKQKETAKEVLKQAQKHLQLAKGFYDVGLKPKIEVTKAEVEVSNAKLNLITAEKQLTQAILNLKVAMGAVDMPEFDIKEEDYAIRKLDENEAIKIAIETNPQLQAIRFNRKASISTEELVKKEYFPVFTASANYGYVNEDFPLNKQWSLFFKMSLPLFSGWSTKYKLSEARADTEYYSYKEISLIQQITSQIKNLFAQLKEASQKIETLNLTLKQSKENLDLAMARYEVGIGSSIEVVDAIVLYEQTNTQYWQAIYDYNVTYAQIQRYVGWVE; encoded by the coding sequence ATGAAATTAAGAACAGGATTTTTCTTAATTGTACTATTGACTTTGCAATCTTTAGCCTATGGCATTGACTCTTTAGAGTCCACCAATAAGCCTGTTTATACTCTTACAGATTGCATTAATATAGCATTAAAAAAAAATCCTGAGATCCTTGCATCTAAGGCTAATGTTAATAAAAGTTTTTTTAAGATTGGACAAGCCCGTTCTGGTTATTTTCCTCAAATAGATTTATCTTTAGGATATCAAAGAAGTTATCAAGAGGATAGAATCCCAAGGGAATACTCAAAAGAATACTCAGCCCAGCTTGGTCTTACTCAAACTATTTTTGACTTTGGGAAAACTTCTAAGCAGATACAGGTACAAAAGCAGCTGTATAAAGCAACACAGTGGCAGGATAAAGACACTGTTTTACAAACAATTTATAATGTTAAAGAAGCTTATTACAGCGTGCTCAAGGCAAAAAAACAGAAGGAAACAGCCAAGGAAGTGCTCAAGCAGGCTCAAAAACATCTTCAGCTTGCAAAAGGATTTTATGATGTAGGACTTAAGCCAAAAATTGAAGTAACAAAGGCAGAGGTTGAAGTAAGCAATGCAAAACTTAATTTGATTACAGCTGAAAAACAACTTACTCAAGCAATTTTAAATCTGAAAGTAGCAATGGGAGCAGTAGATATGCCAGAGTTTGACATTAAAGAAGAAGATTATGCAATAAGAAAACTTGATGAAAATGAGGCAATCAAAATAGCCATTGAAACAAACCCTCAACTTCAGGCAATAAGATTTAATAGGAAAGCGTCAATTTCAACAGAAGAACTGGTAAAAAAAGAATACTTTCCTGTATTTACAGCTTCAGCAAATTATGGATATGTTAATGAAGATTTTCCTCTTAATAAACAATGGAGTTTGTTTTTCAAAATGAGTCTTCCTCTTTTCAGTGGATGGTCAACAAAATATAAACTTTCTGAAGCAAGGGCAGATACAGAATATTATTCTTACAAAGAAATCTCCTTGATCCAGCAAATAACATCACAAATAAAAAATCTCTTTGCCCAGTTAAAAGAAGCTTCCCAAAAAATAGAAACTCTTAACCTAACATTAAAACAATCAAAGGAAAATCTTGATCTTGCAATGGCAAGATATGAGGTTGGAATTGGAAGTTCTATAGAAGTTGTTGATGCCATAGTTCTTTATGAACAGACAAACACTCAATACTGGCAGGCAATTTATGACTACAATGTAACATATGCACAAATCCAAAGATATGTAGGATGGGTAGAATGA
- a CDS encoding efflux RND transporter periplasmic adaptor subunit encodes MKGKKKIALVSLGFLIIISGVLIILFSGSKKTEFKTVKAQRGDIIQTVTATGNVNPVTTILVGTRVSGTIIALYADYNSIVKKGQLIAQIDPTPFENDLKQAEADLYNAKANLLKAEVTLKDAQRTFKRKQELFKRDLIARSELDDAETAYNTAKAQYEIALAQVKKALAGVKQAKTNLGYTRIVSPVNGIVIAKNVEVGQTVAATFQTPTLFTIAPDLTKMQVDTNVDEADISKIKKGMEATFTVDAYPDKKFKGTVAQIRLSPTITQNVVTYDVVIAVDNSHLLLKPGMTANVTFVTEEKKNVLKIPNAALRFRMPNTPPSKQQAVWVLRGGKPVKVKIKTGIGDGEWTEIVEGDIKEGEEIIVEIQSGKKTSSTSTGHPPPRF; translated from the coding sequence ATGAAAGGAAAGAAAAAAATAGCATTGGTTTCCTTAGGATTTTTAATTATCATTTCAGGCGTTTTAATCATTCTTTTTTCAGGATCAAAGAAAACAGAATTTAAAACAGTTAAAGCTCAAAGAGGAGATATTATTCAGACAGTAACTGCAACAGGAAATGTAAATCCAGTAACAACAATTCTTGTTGGAACAAGGGTCTCTGGAACAATTATAGCCCTTTATGCTGATTATAACTCCATAGTTAAAAAAGGGCAGCTTATTGCTCAGATTGATCCAACTCCTTTTGAAAATGATCTAAAACAGGCTGAAGCAGACCTTTACAATGCAAAAGCAAATCTTTTAAAAGCTGAAGTTACGCTAAAAGATGCTCAGAGAACCTTCAAAAGAAAGCAAGAGCTTTTTAAGCGTGACCTTATTGCTCGTAGTGAGCTTGATGATGCGGAGACAGCATACAATACTGCAAAAGCTCAATATGAAATTGCTCTTGCACAGGTTAAAAAAGCTCTGGCAGGAGTAAAACAGGCAAAAACAAATCTTGGATATACAAGAATAGTTTCACCGGTCAATGGTATTGTTATTGCAAAAAATGTTGAAGTTGGTCAGACAGTGGCTGCAACCTTTCAAACTCCAACACTTTTTACAATAGCTCCAGATCTCACAAAAATGCAGGTTGATACAAATGTAGATGAAGCAGATATATCAAAAATAAAAAAGGGAATGGAAGCAACCTTTACAGTAGATGCCTATCCTGACAAAAAATTTAAAGGAACTGTAGCTCAAATAAGACTTTCTCCAACAATTACTCAAAATGTTGTAACCTATGATGTTGTAATAGCAGTTGATAACTCTCATCTGCTTCTTAAGCCAGGTATGACTGCAAATGTTACTTTTGTTACTGAAGAAAAAAAGAATGTTCTTAAAATTCCAAATGCTGCTTTAAGATTTAGAATGCCAAACACTCCTCCATCAAAACAACAGGCAGTATGGGTTTTAAGAGGAGGCAAACCTGTAAAAGTTAAGATAAAAACAGGAATAGGAGATGGTGAATGGACTGAAATTGTGGAAGGAGATATAAAAGAAGGTGAAGAAATTATCGTAGAAATTCAAAGTGGTAAGAAAACTTCTTCTACTTCTACAGGACATCCTCCACCGCGCTTTTAA
- a CDS encoding ABC transporter ATP-binding protein: MSIIRVENITKIYKIGQQELIVLNGISVTIEKGEFVCIMGPSGSGKSTFMNIIGCLDTPTTGKCYLEGIDVSTMDVNELAEIRNKKIGFVFQQFNLLARATALENVELPLIYAGIPAKERKQRALETLSWVGLKDRANHYPRQLSGGQQQRVAIARALVNNPSIILADEPTGNLDSRASMEIMEIFKKLNEEQGLTTIIVTHEPDIAAFGKRQIRFLDGKIVSDTAS; encoded by the coding sequence ATGTCAATTATAAGAGTTGAAAATATAACAAAAATTTATAAAATTGGACAGCAGGAATTGATTGTTCTTAACGGAATTTCTGTTACAATTGAAAAAGGAGAATTTGTTTGCATTATGGGGCCAAGTGGATCAGGAAAATCAACATTTATGAACATTATTGGATGTCTTGACACCCCAACAACTGGAAAATGCTATCTTGAAGGAATAGATGTTTCAACAATGGATGTAAACGAACTTGCTGAAATAAGAAATAAAAAAATAGGCTTTGTTTTTCAACAATTTAATCTTCTTGCAAGAGCTACTGCCTTAGAGAATGTTGAACTTCCTCTTATTTATGCAGGAATTCCTGCAAAAGAAAGAAAACAAAGAGCACTTGAGACTCTTTCCTGGGTTGGACTTAAAGATAGAGCAAATCATTATCCAAGACAGCTAAGTGGTGGACAACAACAGAGAGTTGCAATTGCCCGGGCACTTGTAAACAATCCATCAATAATACTGGCTGATGAACCAACTGGAAATCTTGATTCCAGAGCAAGCATGGAAATAATGGAAATTTTTAAAAAACTTAATGAAGAGCAAGGACTTACAACAATTATTGTTACTCATGAGCCAGACATTGCAGCCTTTGGAAAAAGACAAATACGCTTCCTTGATGGCAAAATAGTAAGTGATACAGCATCATGA
- a CDS encoding ABC transporter permease, with protein MIALSSIINIAVRSLIANAMRSFLAILGIIIGVGAVVTMIAIGQGASEKISAQISSIGSNLILILPGATTQGGIKMGMGTQQTLTMADAEAISKECSHICQVAPVISGTAQVVFGNQNWSTAVLGVTPEMAAVREWEIVLGRFLTEQDVRNGTKVAVIGQTVAEKLFGNLEPIGKLIRIKKIPFEVVGVLGKKGQSLTGQDQDDIIYVPITTAQRTLYGNVLPGRVRLIYAKAQSLESIPQATEEIKSLLRQRHRIAQGQEDDFTVMDLTQMLKTAEESTKTMSILLGAIASVSLVVGGIGIMNIMLVSVTERTREIGIRMAVGAKPKDIRMQFLIESVFLTMVGGIFGLFLGIAGSLIVSHLMQWPIIISPFSAFIAFSFSAFVGIFFGFYPAYKASMLNPIDALRYE; from the coding sequence ATGATAGCTCTTTCATCAATAATTAACATTGCAGTGCGCTCTCTCATAGCGAATGCTATGCGCTCTTTCCTTGCTATACTGGGAATTATCATAGGTGTTGGTGCTGTTGTAACAATGATTGCAATTGGTCAAGGTGCAAGTGAAAAAATCTCTGCTCAGATATCAAGCATAGGAAGTAATCTAATTCTAATTCTTCCTGGAGCAACAACTCAGGGTGGCATAAAAATGGGAATGGGAACACAGCAAACACTTACTATGGCAGATGCTGAGGCAATATCAAAAGAATGTTCTCATATCTGTCAGGTAGCTCCTGTAATATCAGGAACAGCACAGGTAGTCTTTGGAAATCAAAACTGGTCAACAGCTGTGCTTGGTGTAACTCCTGAGATGGCTGCTGTGAGAGAGTGGGAAATTGTCTTGGGAAGATTTTTAACAGAACAGGATGTAAGAAATGGAACAAAAGTAGCTGTAATAGGCCAAACAGTGGCTGAAAAGCTTTTTGGAAACCTTGAACCTATCGGCAAATTAATAAGAATAAAAAAAATACCCTTTGAAGTTGTAGGAGTTCTTGGCAAAAAAGGACAATCCCTCACAGGACAGGATCAAGATGACATAATATATGTTCCGATTACAACAGCTCAAAGAACGCTTTATGGTAATGTTTTACCTGGCAGAGTGAGATTAATTTATGCAAAAGCTCAATCCCTGGAGTCAATTCCTCAGGCAACAGAGGAGATTAAATCACTTTTAAGACAGAGACACAGAATTGCACAGGGGCAGGAAGATGATTTTACAGTAATGGACTTAACACAAATGCTAAAAACTGCTGAAGAATCAACAAAAACCATGTCAATTCTTCTTGGTGCCATTGCCTCTGTATCTTTAGTTGTGGGTGGAATAGGAATTATGAACATTATGCTTGTTTCAGTTACGGAAAGAACAAGGGAAATTGGAATAAGAATGGCAGTAGGAGCAAAGCCAAAGGACATAAGAATGCAGTTCCTTATTGAATCTGTTTTTTTAACAATGGTAGGTGGAATTTTTGGACTTTTCCTGGGGATTGCAGGCTCTTTAATTGTATCCCATCTTATGCAATGGCCAATAATTATTTCACCTTTTTCAGCTTTTATAGCTTTTTCTTTTTCAGCCTTTGTAGGTATATTTTTTGGATTTTATCCTGCTTACAAAGCCTCAATGCTAAATCCCATTGATGCACTGAGATATGAGTAA
- a CDS encoding sigma-54 dependent transcriptional regulator gives MKEKILIVEDDPAMNLGMTYFLKSCGYEVKSCEDGRKALAILDSERFDIAIVDLKLPGVDGLSLLKHIKNKSSQTGVIIITAFAEIKTAVQAIKDGAFDYIAKPFTNEELFLVIERFLKFRDLEKKVKHLTEIVKRKEGFEEIVCVSPAMKEILDKIDAVAKTDVSVLIQGESGTGKELIADAIQRRSLRKDKPYIKINCAAIPESLFESELFGYEKGAFTGATETKKGKFELANEGTIFFDEIGDMPIPLQAKLLRVIEDGTVYPLGGKNPVKINVRCIYATSKNLKELIKAEKFREDLFYRINVIPIVIPPLRERKEDISALIEHFLKIFSEKYSKQNITISPSAYEALLSYDYPGNVRELKHAIERAVLLSKDGVIDIKHLPEEFSPMGSFQKQCFISNFSLKECLENFERNLIIKTLQECGWKKTEAAKKLGISRKALWEKIKFHGIEQP, from the coding sequence ATGAAAGAGAAAATTCTCATAGTAGAAGACGATCCAGCAATGAATCTTGGAATGACTTATTTTCTTAAGTCCTGTGGATATGAAGTAAAATCCTGCGAAGATGGTAGAAAAGCTCTGGCTATACTTGATTCAGAGAGATTTGACATTGCCATAGTTGATCTTAAACTTCCAGGAGTTGATGGTCTTTCTTTGCTTAAACATATAAAAAATAAGTCTTCCCAAACCGGAGTAATAATAATAACCGCTTTTGCTGAAATAAAAACTGCTGTTCAGGCAATAAAAGATGGTGCTTTTGATTATATTGCTAAGCCATTTACAAATGAAGAGCTTTTTTTGGTAATAGAAAGATTTTTAAAATTTCGTGATCTGGAAAAAAAAGTAAAACATCTTACAGAGATTGTTAAAAGAAAAGAAGGATTTGAAGAAATAGTTTGTGTAAGTCCTGCTATGAAAGAAATTCTTGATAAAATTGATGCAGTGGCAAAAACTGATGTGTCTGTTTTAATTCAGGGTGAAAGCGGAACAGGCAAAGAACTTATAGCAGATGCAATCCAGAGAAGAAGTTTAAGAAAAGACAAACCCTATATCAAAATAAACTGTGCTGCTATTCCTGAGAGTCTTTTTGAATCAGAGCTTTTTGGATATGAAAAAGGAGCTTTTACTGGAGCAACTGAAACAAAAAAAGGCAAGTTTGAACTGGCAAATGAAGGCACAATATTTTTTGATGAGATTGGCGATATGCCGATACCGCTACAGGCAAAACTTTTAAGGGTTATTGAAGATGGAACTGTATATCCTCTTGGAGGTAAGAACCCTGTAAAGATTAATGTAAGATGCATCTATGCAACAAGCAAGAATCTTAAAGAATTGATAAAAGCTGAAAAATTCAGAGAAGACCTTTTTTACAGAATAAATGTTATTCCCATCGTAATACCACCTTTAAGGGAAAGGAAAGAAGATATTTCAGCGCTTATTGAACATTTTCTGAAAATTTTCTCAGAAAAATACAGCAAGCAAAATATCACTATATCTCCGTCAGCCTATGAGGCTTTACTGAGTTATGATTATCCCGGAAATGTGAGAGAACTGAAACATGCCATTGAGAGAGCTGTTCTTCTTTCAAAGGATGGAGTAATTGATATTAAACATCTTCCAGAAGAATTCTCACCAATGGGATCATTTCAAAAACAGTGTTTTATAAGTAATTTTTCCCTTAAAGAATGTCTTGAAAACTTTGAAAGAAATTTGATAATAAAAACCCTACAAGAATGCGGATGGAAAAAAACTGAAGCAGCAAAAAAACTTGGAATCAGCAGAAAGGCTCTATGGGAAAAAATTAAATTTCACGGAATTGAGCAGCCTTGA
- a CDS encoding DUF3365 domain-containing protein, translated as MKLKNLSLNTKFTLSISLIIFAFCVIFSFLIYYHLKQKVIEDANEKTRIIITQIDALGNYVKEELRPAIFKLLHETGKEDEFIVEGMSTTHVRLSVMKRFNNKIGNYIYKRVSLDPINPEHKADALHVKLIEYFKKNPKNESWSGIVKSEGQEILIMAKPIIVEKGCLICHGRVKNAPKALLKIFPRSKDFTWKEGEIMGVESVSLPIASTLGEIKGVAISTFLFGVVSLIFLFVALQGAFWSFVIKPLKRLSSLFRGIVNGTEPLNQTIEAKTKDEIGELIFSFNQMAKYLYEAQEVTKKYAETLQTIFEGITDPLALVNPDCTVEMTNYAYRTWMIEGRAAVFNGKCDSERFDPDKFCCVHFLKKVIDTKKPFSEYWEGDDGRHYFIHLYPIFDDKGNVIKVVHYVKDITEKRKIEEQMRITEKLAAIGQLSAGLAHEINNPLGGIRLCLNNLVSTHMDEETKKRHIEVINQGLIKIQEIIKQLLDFSKQSELVISVVSVNTLVENVLKLTEYLISKNGIKVIKKLSPDVPEIMVDSNKIEQVFLNIVLNAIQAMDGKEGTLTIETYLENNNCYISFTDTGPGIPVEIFPKIFDPFFTTKPVGEGTGLGLSVSKSIVEQHNGRILVETSPKGTTFTVELPVR; from the coding sequence ATGAAACTTAAAAATCTTTCACTGAATACAAAATTTACTCTTTCAATAAGTTTGATAATTTTTGCTTTCTGTGTAATTTTTTCTTTTCTTATTTATTATCACCTTAAACAAAAGGTAATAGAAGATGCAAATGAGAAAACAAGAATTATTATTACTCAGATTGATGCACTTGGCAATTATGTCAAAGAAGAGCTAAGACCTGCAATTTTTAAGCTTCTTCATGAAACAGGGAAAGAAGATGAATTTATAGTTGAAGGAATGTCAACAACCCATGTAAGATTAAGCGTAATGAAAAGATTTAATAACAAAATAGGAAATTATATATATAAGAGAGTTTCTTTAGATCCAATAAATCCAGAACATAAAGCTGATGCACTGCATGTTAAATTGATTGAGTATTTCAAAAAAAATCCAAAAAATGAATCATGGAGCGGGATTGTAAAATCAGAGGGGCAGGAAATTCTTATAATGGCAAAACCTATTATAGTTGAAAAGGGATGTTTAATCTGTCATGGAAGGGTTAAAAACGCACCCAAAGCTTTACTTAAAATCTTTCCTCGTTCTAAGGATTTCACATGGAAAGAAGGAGAAATAATGGGAGTTGAGTCAGTATCTCTTCCAATTGCTTCTACATTGGGTGAGATAAAAGGTGTTGCCATCTCTACATTTCTATTTGGTGTGGTTTCTTTAATCTTCCTTTTTGTTGCACTTCAAGGTGCTTTTTGGAGTTTTGTAATTAAGCCTTTGAAAAGATTGAGTTCCTTATTCAGAGGAATAGTAAATGGAACAGAACCTCTTAATCAAACTATTGAGGCAAAAACAAAGGATGAAATTGGTGAGTTAATCTTTTCTTTTAATCAAATGGCAAAATATTTGTATGAAGCTCAGGAAGTTACTAAAAAATATGCAGAAACTCTTCAGACAATATTTGAGGGTATAACAGACCCACTTGCACTTGTTAATCCTGATTGTACAGTGGAAATGACAAATTATGCTTACAGAACATGGATGATAGAAGGAAGAGCTGCTGTATTCAATGGAAAATGTGATTCTGAAAGATTTGATCCAGATAAATTCTGCTGTGTTCACTTTCTTAAGAAGGTAATAGATACGAAAAAACCTTTTTCCGAATACTGGGAAGGTGATGATGGAAGGCATTATTTCATTCATCTTTATCCAATTTTTGATGATAAAGGAAATGTAATAAAAGTAGTTCATTATGTTAAAGACATTACTGAGAAAAGAAAAATTGAAGAACAGATGAGAATTACTGAAAAACTTGCAGCAATAGGGCAGCTTTCAGCAGGATTAGCTCATGAAATCAATAATCCTCTTGGAGGAATCAGACTTTGTTTAAATAATTTGGTGAGCACTCATATGGATGAAGAAACAAAAAAAAGACACATTGAGGTGATAAATCAGGGGCTTATAAAGATTCAGGAAATAATAAAACAACTCCTTGATTTTTCAAAGCAGAGCGAGCTTGTAATTTCTGTGGTTTCTGTAAATACTCTTGTGGAAAATGTTTTAAAATTAACTGAGTATTTAATATCAAAAAACGGAATAAAAGTTATAAAAAAGCTTTCGCCAGATGTCCCGGAAATCATGGTTGATTCAAATAAAATAGAACAGGTATTTTTAAATATTGTTCTTAATGCAATTCAGGCAATGGATGGTAAAGAAGGAACATTAACAATAGAAACCTATTTAGAAAATAACAACTGCTATATTTCTTTTACTGATACAGGTCCCGGAATTCCTGTTGAAATTTTTCCAAAAATTTTTGATCCATTTTTTACAACAAAACCTGTTGGAGAGGGAACAGGACTTGGACTCTCAGTAAGTAAATCTATTGTAGAGCAACACAATGGACGAATCCTGGTTGAAACTTCTCCCAAGGGAACTACTTTTACAGTAGAGCTTCCAGTAAGATGA
- a CDS encoding spore photoproduct lyase family protein: protein MMYLRPFDPWKSELCTCPPKYSLNPYTGCSHGCLYCYASSYIKDFFHLREKKNLIESLKREIKKIPENSLISLCNTSDPYPPVEKIKKITRKCLEIFKQHHMRVIIITKSDIVLRDMDLLRETSCVTFTITTFKYYKKLEPNAPSSFDRFKAIERLSKEGIPVGLRLDPIIPLLNEDEVEIILKEAKNCGVRHVTASTFKPRWDSWKRVSRVFPEIAEKIESLYFRDGTKISNSLYLPESLRKNLMIKVKKICDSLSLTFSSCREGFLELSNAPSCDGSHLIQEKSFSPAQVSTVF, encoded by the coding sequence ATGATGTATCTACGCCCCTTTGATCCGTGGAAGAGTGAGCTTTGCACATGTCCACCAAAGTATTCACTTAATCCATATACAGGATGTTCCCACGGATGCCTTTACTGTTATGCTTCTTCATACATAAAAGATTTTTTTCATTTAAGAGAAAAAAAGAATCTAATTGAAAGCCTTAAAAGGGAAATAAAAAAAATCCCTGAAAACTCCCTAATTTCATTATGTAATACCTCAGATCCTTATCCGCCAGTAGAAAAAATTAAAAAAATTACCAGAAAATGTCTTGAAATTTTTAAACAACACCATATGAGAGTTATCATCATAACAAAAAGTGATATAGTTTTAAGGGACATGGATTTACTAAGAGAGACATCATGTGTAACATTTACTATAACCACTTTCAAATATTACAAAAAACTTGAGCCAAATGCTCCTTCATCATTTGATAGATTTAAAGCAATTGAAAGATTAAGTAAAGAAGGTATTCCTGTTGGTTTGAGACTTGATCCGATTATTCCATTGCTTAATGAAGATGAAGTGGAAATAATTTTAAAGGAAGCAAAAAACTGTGGGGTAAGACATGTTACTGCAAGCACATTTAAACCAAGATGGGATAGCTGGAAGAGAGTCTCCAGAGTTTTTCCTGAAATAGCTGAAAAAATTGAAAGCCTTTACTTCAGAGATGGAACTAAGATTTCAAACTCCCTGTATCTTCCAGAATCCTTAAGAAAAAACTTGATGATTAAAGTAAAAAAAATTTGTGATTCTCTTTCTTTAACATTTTCTTCCTGTAGAGAAGGCTTCCTTGAGCTCAGCAATGCTCCAAGCTGTGATGGAAGTCATCTCATTCAGGAGAAAAGTTTTTCTCCAGCACAGGTATCCACTGTTTTTTAA
- the tgt gene encoding tRNA guanosine(34) transglycosylase Tgt, whose translation MQFKILKKDGFARNAIIETKRGIINTPVFMPVGTNGTVKAMTPEEIREIGYEIILSNTYHLYLRPGHEIIKKLGGIHKFINWHGPILTDSGGFQIYSLASLRKITPQGVEFRSHIDGSLHFITPEKAIEIQLALGSDIMMVLDECVPYPAEKEYVKKSLKLTEDWAKRCKDYFEKHRNDQALFGIIQGGIYEELRQKAMEGIVKIDFDGYALGGLSVGEPKEDMYRVIKNIAHLMPEEKPRYLMGVGDLMDVLHAVEHGIDMFDCVIPTRNARNGTLFTSQGRISIKRSEFKEDNSPLDPDCDCYTCRNYTKAFLRHLYMCREILSMRLNTIHNLYFYCRFFEKMREAIAEGRFQDFKKQWIPVLEKNFSPE comes from the coding sequence ATGCAATTCAAAATTCTCAAAAAAGATGGATTTGCCCGTAATGCAATAATTGAAACCAAAAGAGGAATTATTAATACACCTGTATTCATGCCTGTGGGAACAAATGGAACAGTTAAAGCAATGACTCCTGAGGAGATCCGGGAAATCGGTTATGAAATAATACTCTCGAATACTTATCATCTTTACTTAAGACCAGGACATGAAATAATTAAAAAACTTGGAGGAATTCACAAATTCATTAATTGGCATGGACCAATTCTTACTGATAGTGGTGGATTTCAGATTTATAGCCTCGCATCTTTAAGAAAGATAACACCTCAAGGAGTTGAATTTCGCTCTCACATTGATGGGTCCCTTCATTTTATAACTCCTGAAAAGGCAATAGAGATTCAGCTTGCTCTGGGTTCAGACATAATGATGGTTTTAGATGAGTGTGTTCCCTATCCAGCAGAAAAGGAATATGTAAAAAAATCTCTCAAACTCACAGAAGATTGGGCAAAAAGATGTAAAGATTATTTTGAAAAACACCGTAATGATCAAGCACTTTTTGGTATTATTCAGGGTGGCATTTATGAGGAGCTAAGGCAAAAGGCAATGGAGGGAATTGTGAAAATAGACTTTGATGGATATGCTCTTGGAGGCTTAAGTGTAGGAGAACCCAAGGAAGACATGTATAGAGTGATAAAAAACATTGCACATTTAATGCCTGAAGAAAAACCTCGTTATTTGATGGGAGTTGGCGATTTGATGGATGTTCTTCATGCAGTTGAGCATGGGATTGATATGTTTGACTGTGTGATACCAACAAGAAATGCAAGAAATGGAACACTTTTTACATCTCAGGGAAGGATAAGCATTAAGAGAAGTGAGTTTAAAGAAGACAACTCTCCCCTTGATCCAGACTGTGACTGTTATACATGTAGAAACTATACAAAGGCTTTCTTAAGGCATCTTTACATGTGTAGAGAAATTCTTTCAATGAGGCTTAATACTATTCATAATCTTTATTTTTACTGCAGATTCTTTGAAAAAATGAGAGAGGCTATAGCTGAGGGAAGATTTCAGGATTTTAAAAAACAGTGGATACCTGTGCTGGAGAAAAACTTTTCTCCTGAATGA